From the Paenibacillus sp. FSL H8-0548 genome, one window contains:
- a CDS encoding ABC transporter ATP-binding protein: MEKLLEVNNLRVNFKVRGGVVKAVRGVNFHVNKGEAVAIVGESGCGKSVTAQSLMRLIPSPPAETSGSIRFKDKDILKLSNKEMEDIRGKEMGMIFQDPMTSLNPTLTIGRQITEGLIKHQGLSGAKATARAIEMLDLVGIPNASSRVNQYPHQFSGGMRQRAMIAIALACNPSLLIADEPTTALDVTIQAQIMRVMKDLQHKLGTSIILITHDLGVVADMCDRVIVMYAGKVVETGTKWEIFKNPKHPYTRGLLRSLPRLDQRKDEPLVPIYGMPPDLIKPPVGCSFCARCDEAMRVCVDNDPELLPVDGNESHASACWLAHPYAKREVSV, encoded by the coding sequence ATGGAGAAGTTACTTGAAGTCAATAACCTTCGTGTTAATTTCAAAGTGCGCGGCGGTGTAGTCAAAGCGGTGCGCGGCGTTAATTTTCACGTAAATAAAGGAGAAGCTGTTGCTATCGTTGGAGAATCGGGCTGCGGCAAGAGCGTTACAGCACAATCGCTCATGCGTTTGATTCCATCCCCTCCAGCGGAAACGAGCGGCTCCATTAGGTTCAAAGACAAAGACATTTTGAAGCTGTCCAATAAAGAAATGGAAGATATTCGCGGCAAAGAGATGGGGATGATCTTCCAGGATCCGATGACCTCGCTGAATCCAACGCTGACCATTGGGCGTCAAATTACAGAAGGTTTGATTAAGCATCAAGGGTTAAGCGGAGCCAAAGCGACCGCACGCGCCATTGAGATGCTTGATCTAGTCGGAATTCCAAATGCTTCATCAAGAGTAAATCAATATCCCCATCAATTTTCTGGAGGCATGCGCCAGCGTGCAATGATCGCGATTGCGCTTGCGTGTAATCCATCGCTGCTCATTGCGGATGAACCGACCACGGCGCTCGATGTAACGATTCAAGCGCAAATTATGCGAGTGATGAAGGATTTGCAGCACAAGCTAGGCACTTCTATTATTCTTATTACACATGACTTAGGCGTCGTAGCGGATATGTGTGATCGTGTCATTGTTATGTATGCCGGCAAGGTGGTCGAAACGGGAACCAAATGGGAAATTTTCAAAAATCCTAAGCATCCGTATACAAGGGGATTGCTTCGTTCCCTGCCTCGTCTTGATCAGAGAAAGGATGAGCCTCTCGTGCCAATTTACGGGATGCCGCCGGATCTGATCAAGCCGCCAGTAGGCTGCAGCTTCTGTGCTCGTTGTGATGAGGCAATGAGAGTATGTGTGGATAATGATCCTGAACTGCTCCCTGTAGACGGCAATGAATCACATGCCTCGGCATGCTGGCTCGCACATCCTTATGCTAAACGGGAGGTGTCCGTATGA
- a CDS encoding ABC transporter permease gives MKENTFTPDDFAKLNKDEKHTEVVVRESISAWKDAWFRLRTNKIAMISLIILVIVALMAAFGPMITEQDYQTNHLKEKNLGPNSTYWFGTDDLGRDLFSRTWMGAGISLQVGIYAALADLVLGVIIGGIMGYFGGRVDEILNRFCEIIYSIPSMLIIILLIVILEPSMFTIVLALSITGWVSMAWIVRGQIMQLKNQEYVMAAQALGAGTARILFRHLIPNAMGPIIVTLTLTVPSAIFAEAFLSFLGLGVQSPAASLGTMINDAIKAWTLYPWRMIFPAAVISITMLCFNIFGDGLRDALDPKMKK, from the coding sequence ATGAAGGAAAATACCTTTACACCTGATGATTTTGCCAAGCTGAACAAAGACGAGAAGCATACGGAAGTAGTCGTTCGTGAGAGCATATCGGCATGGAAGGACGCCTGGTTCAGGCTCCGTACGAATAAAATAGCGATGATAAGCTTAATTATTCTGGTCATCGTCGCCCTGATGGCTGCCTTTGGTCCAATGATTACCGAGCAAGATTATCAAACGAATCATTTGAAGGAAAAAAACCTTGGCCCAAACAGCACCTATTGGTTTGGTACGGATGATCTTGGACGAGATCTTTTCTCTAGAACTTGGATGGGCGCAGGGATTTCCTTGCAGGTTGGCATATATGCAGCCCTTGCCGATTTGGTGTTAGGTGTTATTATTGGCGGAATTATGGGTTATTTCGGAGGACGCGTTGATGAAATTCTGAACCGTTTTTGTGAAATTATATACTCGATTCCAAGCATGCTTATTATTATTCTTTTAATCGTTATTTTAGAGCCCAGCATGTTTACGATCGTGCTTGCGCTTAGTATAACTGGGTGGGTTAGTATGGCTTGGATTGTAAGAGGTCAAATTATGCAGCTTAAAAACCAGGAATACGTTATGGCTGCACAAGCGCTGGGCGCAGGTACCGCGCGTATTCTATTCCGACATCTGATTCCGAATGCGATGGGCCCTATTATCGTAACGCTAACGCTCACTGTACCTAGCGCTATCTTCGCTGAGGCATTCCTCAGCTTCCTTGGCTTAGGTGTGCAATCGCCGGCGGCCTCGCTTGGAACGATGATTAACGATGCCATTAAAGCATGGACGCTTTATCCATGGAGAATGATCTTCCCGGCAGCAGTTATTAGTATTACGATGCTTTGCTTTAATATTTTTGGGGATGGTCTGAGAGATGCGCTTGATCCGAAAATGAAAAAGTAG
- a CDS encoding ABC transporter permease gives MIKYIFKKFLSMFVSLFVLASATFFLMKIIPGDPFVREKAIPEKIREHLFAMYGLDQPMWKQYLMYLNNLLHGDLGMSMKQQYMSVTRIIKESFIYSAQIGLFAVFVSLAMGLILGIIAALNHRKWLDSATIFIAVLGVSIPNFLAASILQYIFGSKLQWLSVSGLNDPTDFIMPVLALSFLPAAFIARLTRSTMLEVLSADYIKTARSKGLSGRIILVRHALRNAILPVVTYIGPMTANIITGSVVVEQIFGIGGIGKYFVQSITNRDYTLIMGLTLFYGIILMAARFLTDVAYGFVDPRIKLTRGGGKG, from the coding sequence TTGATAAAATATATATTCAAGAAGTTTCTGTCCATGTTCGTTTCGTTGTTTGTTTTGGCATCGGCTACCTTCTTTCTTATGAAAATTATTCCAGGTGATCCCTTCGTTAGGGAGAAAGCGATTCCCGAGAAGATTAGAGAGCACCTCTTTGCGATGTATGGTCTTGATCAACCGATGTGGAAGCAATACTTAATGTATTTGAACAATTTGCTTCATGGCGATTTAGGCATGTCGATGAAGCAGCAATATATGTCTGTTACCCGTATTATCAAGGAAAGCTTTATTTATTCAGCACAAATTGGCCTTTTTGCTGTTTTCGTTTCGCTGGCAATGGGTCTAATTCTGGGAATTATTGCTGCGCTTAATCATCGTAAGTGGCTGGATAGCGCGACGATTTTTATTGCCGTATTAGGGGTTTCTATTCCCAATTTTCTCGCAGCATCTATTTTGCAATACATTTTTGGAAGCAAACTGCAATGGCTAAGTGTTTCAGGCCTTAACGATCCTACTGATTTTATTATGCCTGTACTTGCTCTCTCTTTTCTTCCAGCGGCATTTATTGCGCGTCTAACCCGCTCGACCATGCTGGAGGTATTGTCAGCTGACTATATTAAGACGGCTCGTTCCAAAGGCTTGAGTGGTCGGATTATATTGGTTCGTCATGCTCTTCGCAATGCCATATTGCCGGTGGTCACCTATATTGGGCCAATGACTGCGAATATCATTACAGGGTCCGTAGTTGTTGAGCAAATTTTCGGTATTGGTGGTATCGGTAAATACTTTGTACAAAGTATAACTAACCGTGACTATACGCTCATAATGGGGCTTACTTTATTTTATGGAATTATATTGATGGCTGCGCGATTCTTGACTGACGTTGCCTACGGCTTTGTTGATCCGCGTATTAAGCTGACAAGAGGAGGGGGGAAAGGATGA
- a CDS encoding peptide ABC transporter substrate-binding protein produces MRTRKSAFTFVAALLILAMVAVGCTPKNETGNNGAANNETSEGKSETKAFRLNIHSEPSTLDPALMEDNVSGTLATGIYEGLTRKNENGESVPATAESFVKSEDGMTYTFTIRDDAKWSNGDPVTANDFEYSWKRALDPATGSTYAYQFYYIVGAQDYNEGKTTNADAVGIKALDEKTLEVKLNSPTPYFLSLTSFYVYNPVHQSVKDNEAWAADAATIIGNGPFKMSAWQHNTSIKLTPNEYYYEKDQVKFTSIEFSMLSDSATELANYETGKLDYTGKPTGEIPAEQIPVLKESKPDEIVTKGIASSYYYQFNTEEVPFNNVKVRRALSMAIDRQAIVESVTMAGEVPSFGFVPPGIIGQKEDYRTEVKDDFFTENVDEAKTLLAEGLAELGLAKFPKVTLTFNTSDGHKKIAEAIVEMWRQNLGIEVGIENQEFAVLLKNRTAMNYQISRAGWGADYNDPMTYLDMFVTGGGQNNTGFASPEYDALIAKANKSGDQAERIAAMTEAEKILMDYMPIMPIYYYSNVYMLKPGFKNITTDYKGDIDYTRGYYEAE; encoded by the coding sequence ATTCAGAGCCTTCAACACTGGATCCTGCACTGATGGAAGACAATGTTTCTGGTACGCTTGCAACAGGGATTTATGAAGGCTTGACTCGCAAAAATGAAAATGGTGAATCTGTTCCGGCTACAGCAGAAAGCTTTGTAAAGTCAGAGGATGGAATGACGTATACCTTCACAATTCGTGATGATGCAAAGTGGAGCAATGGTGATCCCGTTACGGCTAATGACTTCGAATACTCTTGGAAACGTGCGCTTGATCCTGCTACAGGCTCAACTTACGCATACCAATTTTATTACATCGTTGGAGCACAAGATTACAACGAAGGAAAAACAACGAATGCAGATGCGGTAGGCATTAAGGCATTGGATGAAAAAACGCTTGAGGTTAAGCTGAATTCACCTACTCCTTATTTCTTGAGCCTAACTTCTTTCTATGTCTATAATCCTGTTCACCAATCGGTGAAGGATAATGAAGCTTGGGCTGCTGACGCAGCGACTATTATCGGTAATGGTCCGTTCAAAATGAGTGCATGGCAGCACAATACATCCATTAAGCTCACTCCAAACGAATATTATTATGAGAAAGACCAAGTGAAATTTACTAGCATAGAATTTTCGATGCTAAGTGATTCGGCTACAGAGCTTGCGAACTACGAGACTGGCAAGCTTGATTACACAGGTAAACCAACAGGTGAAATTCCAGCTGAGCAAATTCCTGTTCTTAAGGAATCGAAACCAGATGAGATCGTGACTAAAGGTATTGCAAGCTCATACTACTACCAATTTAATACAGAAGAAGTTCCTTTTAACAACGTAAAGGTTCGTAGAGCCCTTTCGATGGCGATTGATCGTCAAGCAATTGTTGAGAGCGTGACGATGGCTGGCGAAGTGCCTTCCTTCGGATTTGTACCACCAGGTATTATCGGTCAAAAAGAGGATTATCGTACAGAAGTGAAGGATGATTTCTTCACAGAGAACGTTGACGAAGCAAAAACTTTGCTTGCTGAGGGTTTGGCTGAGCTTGGACTAGCTAAGTTCCCTAAGGTTACTTTGACCTTCAATACAAGCGACGGGCACAAGAAAATTGCTGAGGCAATCGTAGAAATGTGGCGTCAAAACCTCGGTATCGAGGTAGGTATTGAAAATCAAGAATTTGCTGTTTTGTTAAAAAACCGTACGGCAATGAACTACCAGATTTCCCGCGCAGGCTGGGGAGCTGACTACAATGATCCAATGACTTACTTGGATATGTTTGTCACAGGCGGAGGCCAGAACAATACTGGTTTTGCTTCACCTGAGTACGATGCTTTGATCGCAAAAGCAAACAAAAGCGGAGATCAAGCTGAACGTATTGCAGCAATGACAGAAGCAGAAAAAATCCTTATGGATTATATGCCGATCATGCCGATTTACTATTACAGCAACGTGTACATGCTTAAGCCTGGATTCAAAAATATCACTACGGACTACAAAGGCGACATTGACTATACAAGAGGTTATTACGAAGCGGAATAG